A stretch of Nymphalis io chromosome 29, ilAglIoxx1.1, whole genome shotgun sequence DNA encodes these proteins:
- the LOC126779615 gene encoding serine hydrolase-like protein 2: MTVLEKEWFIQAPWGRLCIVAWGDCYDPPVLVCPGSKDTVISFRPLIEMLPKNFYYIGLDLPGSGRSDHMPHGLMISMYDLLYSIQVVVKHFRWESFIYLGHSMGCTLGKLYDLSYPGKISKAIDLDPVTLGVVFPVELFPIWYETSLIKYFNDYKKFNSTTEEKPTYNEEMIVSKMMKRRGISKELARDIISRLSEPAGNGLIRYTFDERVNFPVHSPFPPEHLLKLLKSLKTPTLTIITEDSVNARHFTKTPFLLDESLLSDNYRVKLVTGCHDVHIAEPGKVASFVGQFLLHGLNGLDNKAKL; encoded by the exons ATGACTGTATTAGAAAAAGAATGGTTTATTCAAGCTCCATGGGGTCGTTTGTGCA tAGTTGCATGGGGCGACTGCTATGATCCACCAGTTCTAGTCTGTCCTGGGTCGAAAGACACCGTCATCAGCTTCAGGCCTCTCATTGAAATGTTACCgaagaatttttattatattg GTCTTGACCTGCCAGGCTCTGGTAGATCAGATCACATGCCGCACGGTCTTATGATCAGCATGTATGACCTTCTGTATAGCATCCAAGTCGTCGTGAAACATTTCAGATGGGAGAGTTTTATTTACTTAGGGCATTCTATGGGTTGCACTTTAG gtAAGCTATACGACCTATCATATCCCGGGAAGATCAGTAAGGCTATTGATCTGGACCCAGTCACGTTAGGTGTTGTGTTTCCCGTGGAGTTATTTCCAATATG gtacgaaacgtcattaattaaatattttaacgattataaaaagtttaactCAACAACAGAAGAAAAACCAACTTATAACGAAGAAAtg ATTGTATCGAAAATGATGAAACGTCGCGGAATAAGTAAAGAATTAGCTAGAGATATAATATCTAGATTATCAGAGCCGGCGGGAAATGGTCTTATCag atatACCTTCGATGAACGAGTTAACTTTCCCGTTCATTCACCATTCCCGCCTGAACATCTACTGAAGCTCTTGAAATCtttaaagacaccaacattgaCAATAATAACTGAAGATTCTGTTAATGCAAGACATTTTACAAAGACGCCATTTTTATTGGACGAATCGTTGTTATCTGATAACTATAGAGTGAAGTTAGTCACAGGATGCCATGATGTTCATATCGCTGAACCGGGGAAAGTTGCATCGTTTGTGGGTCAGTTTCTCTTACACGGGTTAAATGGTTTGGATAATAAGGCGAAGTTGTGA